One stretch of Methanocellales archaeon DNA includes these proteins:
- a CDS encoding stage II sporulation protein M: protein MNRINTKEAIAYLSYLKGYILFVSLIFVLSILMGYWYFSLDMAFATQTSADISEMFAILESLHPLIIMVIIFLNNSIKCLIVLLLGIGFGLVPLVFLTYNGFLIGVVVLMTERIEGTLYVLAAIVPHGIIELPMVLLSAAIGIRLGHDLWSALMGKKADIKKDFKKGMLFYMHWILPLLFLAAAVETFLTPLIVIMVIG from the coding sequence ATGAATAGAATTAACACAAAAGAGGCAATCGCATACCTCAGTTACCTAAAAGGCTATATTCTCTTCGTGTCATTGATTTTCGTCCTATCGATTCTTATGGGATACTGGTACTTTAGCTTGGATATGGCGTTTGCAACTCAGACTTCTGCAGACATCAGTGAAATGTTCGCCATCCTCGAAAGCCTACATCCATTGATTATAATGGTCATCATTTTTTTAAACAACTCGATCAAATGTCTTATCGTCCTGCTACTTGGCATTGGGTTTGGATTAGTTCCCTTGGTATTTTTGACCTATAACGGGTTCTTGATCGGCGTGGTTGTCCTCATGACTGAGAGGATAGAAGGCACTCTCTATGTATTGGCTGCCATTGTTCCCCACGGCATCATTGAGTTGCCCATGGTCCTCCTCAGCGCAGCAATAGGTATCAGGCTCGGCCATGATTTGTGGAGCGCCCTAATGGGCAAGAAGGCGGACATTAAGAAAGATTTTAAGAAAGGCATGCTATTCTATATGCATTGGATTCTGCCTTTGTTATTCCTTGCGGCAGCAGTCGAAACGTTCTTAACTCCCTTGATCGTGATTATGGTGATAGGATGA
- a CDS encoding DUF63 family protein: MAVSSFQNFITEYYIDPITHGASYNPVNTLTWGILLGIAIFGVLKLLEKLRIEIDERFIMMTLPYMLVGSTLRVMEDADMFAPPMKYLFITPLIFFLIAAVCLAILLTLTELHKKGKIGDRGMSFLYVGAGWEILSLFILLSTQEITRLWVLLAVLGIATPMAMAVYLIARRFDMAWMKEINAVILWAHLFEATSTFIGVDFLGYGEKHVLSTFMIDWSGTGAVMYPLKLITILSILYIIDHHLSEEPKTGNLAKLAILMLGLAPGLRNTLRMMLGI; the protein is encoded by the coding sequence ATGGCTGTTTCATCTTTCCAGAATTTCATCACCGAATATTACATTGACCCAATCACACATGGTGCCAGCTATAATCCCGTGAACACATTGACTTGGGGGATTCTATTAGGCATTGCAATCTTTGGGGTATTAAAGTTACTGGAAAAATTGCGAATAGAGATCGATGAGCGGTTTATAATGATGACTTTGCCCTATATGCTGGTTGGCAGCACTCTCAGGGTGATGGAGGATGCAGACATGTTTGCACCTCCGATGAAATATCTGTTCATCACCCCCCTGATCTTTTTTTTAATTGCAGCCGTTTGCCTTGCCATATTGCTAACACTGACCGAATTGCACAAAAAGGGAAAAATTGGTGACAGGGGCATGTCTTTTCTATATGTTGGAGCCGGGTGGGAGATTTTGAGTCTATTCATCCTCTTATCAACTCAGGAGATCACCAGATTATGGGTTCTGCTTGCTGTCTTGGGCATTGCAACGCCTATGGCAATGGCTGTATACTTGATAGCAAGACGATTTGATATGGCGTGGATGAAAGAAATAAATGCTGTCATCCTTTGGGCACATCTGTTCGAAGCCACATCCACGTTTATTGGAGTAGATTTCCTTGGATATGGGGAAAAGCATGTGCTGAGTACTTTTATGATAGACTGGAGTGGAACAGGGGCGGTGATGTATCCCCTGAAGCTCATAACCATCCTCTCAATTCTATACATAATCGATCATCATCTCTCAGAAGAGCCTAAGACCGGCAATCTGGCAAAGCTGGCTATCTTGATGCTTGGACTTGCTCCAGGATTGAGAAATACGCTAAGGATGATGTTGGGCATATGA